CGGCTTCTGGCACGTCGTCACCCGCGCCGATCAGCCGACGCGGCTCGAAGACCTTCCTGACGGCAAGCTCGAACTCGCCGTCAACGGCCAACGGCGTGATCCGGAGTCTGGCATCGTCACGCCGATGACGCTCGATCTGGACCTCGAGCGGGTCGACGAGGTTCGCCACTCGCCTTGGGTGCGCGAGGTGCCAAGCGAGCAGCGCGACCGCGACGCGGCGATGGCCGGGACGTTCCAGGTCGTGACGATCCGCGCCCGCCGCGGCGACTGGGAGCAGACCGTCCACGTGCCGTTCAGCCAGTGGATCGACCAGATGGCTTGGCAGCCGGCCGCACTCGAAGTCCCGGGCATGGCTGAGCCGTTGCGGCTTCAGCTGGGCAACACGCGTAAGGAAATCCCGGCTCGCGTTCGGCTCGATGCGTTCGAGCTTGTTCCTTACGCGGGCGACTTCACCAAAGACTCGGCCATGCGGGACTTCCGCAGCCTGCTCACCGTCGACCCGCGCGGCGGCGAGCCGGGCGGCGTGACCGTGAGCCTCAACAAGCCGCACTACATGACCGTCCCGCCGGCCCACGCGCTTGGGGCGATCTTCCCCGATGAGTCGTGGCTCCTCTTCCAGAGCCAGTGGGACCCTGAAAACCAGGCCTTCACGGTGCTCGGCGTCGGCAACCGGCCCGGCATCACGACGATGACCGTCGGCTGCGCGATGATCGTCCTGGGTTTACTCTTCGCGTTCTACGTGAAGCCCGCGATCATCCGCCACCGCAAGGCGAAGGCACTGAGGAATGCGGGGATCGCAGGCTGAACTGCAAAGACGCAAAGAGGCGAAGGGCCGCGAAGGCCAGAAAAATGAGAATTCGATGAGAACCGGAACGATCTTTCTCCTGCTTTGCGGTCTTTGCCTCTTTGCGCCTTTGCGTTGGACACCATCGGCGTCCGCAGCAGATCTGTCGGTGCTCGGCCGGGCGACGGTGCAGCACGACTCGACGCTCAAGACCGTCGACACGATTTCGCGCGATGTGATCTCGCAGCTGTCTGGTCGGAGCAAACTGCCGGACGAGCATCCGGTCGAGACGATCTTCGGATTCAGCTACACGCCCGAGGCTTATGCGACGCTGCCGTTCATCAAGATTCGGCATCTGCCGCTGCGGCAAGACATCGCGGCAGCACTGGGACTTGACGACGAGAAGACGCACGAGTTCCTGAAGCGGGCCAAGGTCTCTCCGGCGTTTCTGGCCGACCCGGCGCTGCGTGCTGAGCTCGACGCTATTGGAGCCAAAAACCTCGCGAAGCAGCCGGCGGTGAACCAGCTTCTCAGCGCGGCCGAGGCGGCGGAGGCATTTCTCGAGTCGGGGCTGCTGCCGCCGGTTCGCATGATTCCGCCGCCGCCCGGCGAGGGACGCGACGGCAAATGGCGAGCGCTGGGTGAACTCATGAATTCGCCCGACGCGCTGGCTCCGTACGTCGTTGTGGATGAGAACGGCGACGTCTTGCCGCCCGAGGAACAGCCGATCGGCAAGGTGACCCAGGCGGCCGCGGATCTGCAGCTCGCCTGGATCGCGGCAGCGCGAGCATCGTCCGACGGCAGGATCGGGGATGACCCCGCCGTTGCCGAAGCTGCCGATCGCCTCGTCCAATCGCTCGTCGCCGTCAATCCCGAGGCCTATCCGTCGGAGTTCCGACGCAAGGCCGAGGTCACGTACAACCGGCTCGGCAAGCTGACGCTGCCCGGCACGTTCGTCTACTTCGTGGCGATGGTGCTGTTCCTGATTAGCGCATACGGCGCGTTTCCGAAGATGCGTCTGTGGGCCATCCGGTCGATGCTCGTCGCGCTCGCCGTTCACACGGCCGGCATCGCGGTGCGGTGGTGGCTGGTCGAAAAGAGCACCGGCGACTGGTTCCACTCGATCCCGATCAAGAACCAGTTCGAGAGCGTCATGTTCAGCGCCTGGTTCGGCGCGATCGTCGGCCTCGTGCTTGAGCTTCGCCGCAAGAAGGCTGGCGGCGGCGTCTTCGGTGGGGCGGCAGCGTTCGTCGGGTTTCTGAGCCTGCTCGCGCTCTTCGCAACGCCGCACGTCACC
Above is a window of Planctomycetota bacterium DNA encoding:
- the ccsA gene encoding cytochrome c biogenesis protein CcsA, whose protein sequence is MLGRATVQHDSTLKTVDTISRDVISQLSGRSKLPDEHPVETIFGFSYTPEAYATLPFIKIRHLPLRQDIAAALGLDDEKTHEFLKRAKVSPAFLADPALRAELDAIGAKNLAKQPAVNQLLSAAEAAEAFLESGLLPPVRMIPPPPGEGRDGKWRALGELMNSPDALAPYVVVDENGDVLPPEEQPIGKVTQAAADLQLAWIAAARASSDGRIGDDPAVAEAADRLVQSLVAVNPEAYPSEFRRKAEVTYNRLGKLTLPGTFVYFVAMVLFLISAYGAFPKMRLWAIRSMLVALAVHTAGIAVRWWLVEKSTGDWFHSIPIKNQFESVMFSAWFGAIVGLVLELRRKKAGGGVFGGAAAFVGFLSLLALFATPHVTGTEIGGNLGHVQGILMSYWLYVHVTTVVASYALIGMSFLLGIWWLVAKVAGSGTRLAPVGLAGVGFWRTLGQAAFLPVGREASRGAFDTPTPVERERPLLERLDSAHVVVLQLAFWLLGTGIILGAIWADQSWGRPWGWDPKETFALVTWIVYLIILHVRLITKNKAMWTAILAIIGFAIMLFNWIGVNFFLVGLHSYA